Proteins from a genomic interval of Sphingopyxis sp. QXT-31:
- a CDS encoding MipA/OmpV family protein, with amino-acid sequence MPMPAFFSRLAVPALMLVAAAPAQAMDGPLGYDLAALGGSEVAPGLPAPVLPTPAAYLQDREIDEAILLPTASPEGYEDDRKWARDYISVAGGVITAPSYNGSDDRVVLPGFYLRGRLGGFAFSTRGTNFQVDLIRQKRGQKTDLKFGPIINLRSDRTGRIKDAQVEALGEKKMAVELGFSGGITHTGIVTSGYDQVGLRVVGLKDISGKHGSWVLSPTVDYGTPLSKRAFIGVSASVNVYGKGFGRYYFDIDPLGSAASGLPVYNRAGDKVTAGKYTIGLAGAYGLSGDLRKGFVLIGGAQYGRMLGRYADSPIVADAGSADQWLGGIGLAYQF; translated from the coding sequence ATGCCGATGCCCGCCTTCTTCTCCCGCCTGGCCGTTCCGGCACTGATGCTCGTTGCCGCCGCGCCCGCGCAGGCGATGGACGGCCCGCTCGGTTACGATCTCGCCGCGCTCGGCGGCAGCGAGGTCGCGCCGGGCCTTCCCGCGCCCGTGCTGCCGACGCCCGCCGCCTATCTCCAGGACCGCGAGATCGACGAGGCGATCCTGCTGCCCACCGCCTCGCCCGAGGGCTACGAAGACGACCGCAAATGGGCGCGCGACTATATCTCGGTCGCCGGCGGGGTGATCACCGCGCCCAGCTACAATGGCTCGGACGACCGCGTCGTCCTGCCCGGCTTCTACCTCCGCGGCCGGCTCGGCGGCTTCGCCTTTTCGACGCGCGGCACCAATTTCCAGGTCGACCTGATCCGCCAGAAGCGCGGGCAGAAGACCGACCTCAAATTCGGCCCGATCATCAACCTGCGCAGCGACCGCACCGGCCGCATCAAGGATGCCCAGGTCGAGGCGCTCGGCGAAAAGAAGATGGCGGTCGAACTCGGCTTTTCGGGCGGCATCACCCACACCGGCATCGTCACCAGCGGGTACGACCAGGTCGGCCTGCGCGTCGTCGGGCTGAAGGACATCAGCGGCAAGCACGGCAGCTGGGTCCTCTCGCCGACGGTCGACTATGGCACCCCGCTGTCGAAGCGCGCCTTCATCGGAGTCTCGGCGTCGGTGAACGTCTATGGCAAGGGTTTCGGCCGCTATTATTTCGACATCGATCCGCTCGGCAGCGCCGCCAGCGGGCTGCCGGTCTACAACCGCGCGGGCGACAAGGTCACCGCGGGCAAATATACGATCGGTCTCGCGGGCGCCTATGGCCTGTCGGGCGATTTGCGCAAAGGCTTCGTGCTGATCGGCGGCGCGCAATATGGCCGCATGCTGGGCCGCTATGCCGATTCGCCGATCGTCGCCGACGCGGGCAGCGCCGACCAGTGGCTCGGCGGCATCGGCCTCGCCTATCAATTCTAA
- a CDS encoding DUF3592 domain-containing protein: protein MEEEQILRLMPWFFAGIGALFAGIGLVMAKKEMRGRRWHEVEGRIIGHDSHWSRDSDGDNTLMHTALIEYRLAGVTKQMRDSLSTNHPKPVGAAMRVRYNPDDPSDVMIWAPMRNGCFIGLFVGLGLLFVAIGTIWILVAGAH from the coding sequence GTGGAAGAAGAACAGATCCTGCGCCTGATGCCGTGGTTCTTCGCCGGCATCGGCGCGCTGTTCGCGGGCATCGGCCTCGTGATGGCGAAAAAGGAGATGCGCGGCCGCCGCTGGCACGAGGTCGAGGGTCGCATCATCGGCCACGACAGCCACTGGAGCCGCGACAGCGACGGCGACAACACGCTGATGCACACCGCGCTGATCGAATATCGCCTCGCGGGCGTGACGAAACAGATGCGCGACAGCCTGTCGACCAACCATCCCAAGCCCGTCGGCGCCGCGATGCGCGTGCGCTACAATCCCGACGACCCCAGCGACGTCATGATCTGGGCGCCGATGCGCAACGGCTGCTTCATCGGCCTCTTCGTCGGCCTGGGCCTGCTCTTCGTCGCGATCGGCACGATCTGGATTTTGGTGGCGGGAGCGCATTGA
- a CDS encoding LysR family transcriptional regulator, whose protein sequence is MDRLLTLEMFVAVAGEGGFAAAARKLGSSPPAVTRGIAALEARLGTSLFHRSTRAVVLTDAGAAFLGEARRILADLAGAERVVRGAAAEPRGQLYLTAPVMFGRLHVLPVVSALLAEHRALSARMMLVDRNVRIVEEGIDVALRIGPLADSSLKAVRIGAVRQMLVASPAYLARDGAPGAVGDLAGHALIAMDGPRAGSEWQFADRRLKLEGRARLVVNTVDGAMAAAEAGVGIANLLSYQVADAVDAGRLISLLGPEQPSALPVHLLFEPSRAALPSVRLFVDAMKARLRLAGLG, encoded by the coding sequence ATGGACCGGCTGCTTACGCTCGAAATGTTCGTTGCGGTGGCGGGCGAGGGCGGCTTTGCCGCGGCGGCGCGCAAGCTCGGCAGCTCGCCGCCCGCGGTGACGCGCGGGATTGCGGCGCTCGAGGCGCGGCTGGGGACGAGCCTGTTCCATCGGTCGACGCGTGCGGTGGTGCTGACCGATGCGGGCGCGGCGTTCCTGGGTGAGGCGCGGCGCATCCTTGCCGATCTCGCGGGGGCCGAGCGTGTCGTGCGCGGCGCGGCGGCCGAACCGCGCGGGCAGCTTTATCTGACCGCACCGGTGATGTTCGGGCGGCTGCATGTCTTGCCGGTGGTGAGCGCGTTGCTCGCCGAGCATCGCGCGCTGAGTGCGCGGATGATGCTGGTCGATCGCAACGTCCGCATCGTCGAGGAGGGGATCGACGTCGCGCTGCGCATCGGGCCGCTCGCCGATTCGAGCCTGAAGGCGGTGCGCATCGGCGCGGTGCGGCAGATGCTGGTCGCGAGCCCCGCCTATCTGGCACGGGACGGCGCGCCGGGCGCGGTCGGCGACCTTGCCGGTCATGCGCTGATCGCGATGGACGGCCCGCGCGCGGGGAGCGAATGGCAGTTTGCGGACCGGCGGCTGAAACTCGAGGGACGCGCGCGGCTGGTGGTGAACACCGTCGACGGCGCGATGGCGGCGGCCGAGGCGGGGGTCGGGATCGCGAACCTGCTGAGCTACCAGGTCGCCGATGCGGTCGATGCCGGGCGGCTGATTTCGCTGCTTGGGCCGGAGCAGCCGTCGGCGCTGCCGGTACACTTGCTGTTCGAGCCGTCGCGCGCGGCGTTGCCGTCGGTGCGGCTGTTCGTCGACGCGATGAAGGCACGGCTGCGGCTGGCGGGGCTGGGATAG
- a CDS encoding pyridoxamine 5'-phosphate oxidase family protein codes for MARNYRTTLFNDDVQRLQEIHGSRASYAKLDAGADGAPDLLTAKEIDYIALRDSFYMASVTADGWPYMQHRGGPAGFLRHIAGNRIGFADYRGNKQYISTANLMRDDRVSLFLMDYPNRERLKLLGHARSIEREDDPELVASLMPDGYRAVPERAFLIDIIGWEWNCSQHITPRFTEAEISAAIKPMAAELGQLRAEIAALRAEKEEK; via the coding sequence ATGGCACGCAATTACCGTACCACGCTCTTCAACGACGACGTCCAGCGCCTGCAGGAAATCCACGGCTCGCGCGCCTCCTATGCCAAGCTCGACGCGGGCGCCGACGGCGCGCCCGACCTGCTCACCGCCAAGGAAATCGATTATATCGCGCTGCGCGACAGCTTCTACATGGCCAGCGTCACCGCCGACGGCTGGCCCTATATGCAGCATCGCGGCGGCCCCGCGGGGTTCCTGCGCCACATCGCGGGCAACCGCATCGGCTTCGCCGACTATCGCGGCAACAAGCAATATATCAGCACCGCAAACCTGATGCGCGACGACCGCGTGTCGCTGTTCCTGATGGATTATCCGAACCGCGAGCGGCTGAAACTGCTCGGCCATGCGCGCAGCATCGAGCGCGAGGACGATCCCGAGCTCGTCGCCTCGCTGATGCCCGATGGCTATCGCGCGGTGCCCGAGCGCGCCTTCCTGATCGATATCATCGGCTGGGAATGGAATTGCTCGCAGCACATCACCCCGCGCTTCACCGAGGCCGAAATCTCGGCCGCGATCAAGCCGATGGCGGCCGAACTGGGCCAGCTGCGCGCCGAAATCGCCGCGCTTCGTGCAGAGAAGGAAGAAAAATGA
- a CDS encoding VOC family protein, with translation MTTAWTQGAHHIGLAVRDVAEARDFFVDALGYNVVAERPDYPAIFVTDGTTLLTLWQVADPASAAPFDRRANVGLHHLALRVADLDALRTVFARVQGHPGARIEFDPEPIREGSTTHHFICAMPGGIRIEFATPFA, from the coding sequence ATGACGACAGCCTGGACCCAGGGCGCGCACCATATCGGCCTCGCCGTCCGCGACGTCGCCGAGGCGCGCGACTTCTTCGTCGACGCCTTGGGCTACAACGTCGTCGCCGAACGCCCCGACTATCCCGCGATCTTCGTGACCGACGGCACGACCCTGCTCACCCTGTGGCAGGTCGCCGATCCCGCCAGCGCCGCCCCCTTCGACCGCCGCGCCAATGTCGGCCTCCATCACCTCGCGCTGCGCGTCGCCGACCTCGATGCGCTGCGCACCGTCTTCGCGCGCGTGCAGGGGCATCCCGGCGCCCGGATCGAATTCGATCCCGAACCGATCCGCGAAGGGTCGACGACACATCATTTCATCTGCGCTATGCCCGGCGGCATCCGCATCGAATTCGCCACGCCCTTCGCCTGA
- a CDS encoding tautomerase family protein, with protein MPYVNIRITREGATPEQKAELIGGVTALLQRVLGKNPATTVVTIDEVDLDNWGIGGLPVLDYRAQQAAAAKEAER; from the coding sequence ATGCCTTATGTGAACATCAGGATCACTCGCGAGGGCGCGACGCCCGAGCAGAAGGCCGAGCTGATCGGCGGGGTCACCGCGCTGCTCCAGCGCGTGCTGGGCAAGAATCCCGCGACCACGGTGGTCACGATCGACGAGGTCGATCTGGACAATTGGGGCATCGGCGGGCTGCCCGTGCTCGACTATCGCGCGCAGCAAGCCGCCGCCGCGAAGGAGGCCGAGCGATGA
- a CDS encoding DMT family transporter encodes MTAPGSAPAFALIMLLTGIGIPILAALNGGLGARLGSPMAASMILFGLAFLIATAGALLTGSVGQIRFTSDIAPQFYFGGLFVAFYVIAVTFIAPKFGVGNAIFFVLVGQLISAATIDHFGLFGALRSAIDMKRIAGIALMIAGVYLARRS; translated from the coding sequence ATGACCGCCCCCGGCAGCGCCCCCGCTTTCGCCCTCATCATGCTGCTCACCGGGATCGGCATCCCGATCCTCGCCGCCTTGAACGGCGGGCTCGGCGCGCGGCTCGGCAGCCCGATGGCAGCGTCGATGATCCTCTTCGGCCTGGCCTTCCTGATCGCCACCGCGGGCGCATTGCTCACCGGCTCGGTCGGCCAGATCCGCTTCACCAGCGACATCGCGCCGCAGTTCTACTTCGGCGGGCTGTTCGTCGCCTTCTACGTCATCGCGGTGACCTTCATCGCCCCGAAGTTCGGGGTCGGCAACGCGATCTTCTTCGTGCTCGTCGGCCAGCTGATCAGCGCCGCGACGATCGACCATTTCGGCCTGTTCGGCGCGCTGCGCTCGGCGATCGACATGAAGCGCATCGCGGGCATCGCACTGATGATCGCGGGCGTGTATCTGGCACGGCGCAGCTGA
- a CDS encoding GFA family protein, with translation MLKTHHGSCHCGAVKFEAELDLEAGTGKCNCSICTKKRNWSAQIKPDAFRLLTDPAALSDYQFGSSSVHHLFCKTCGVSPYGQGYVEEIGGAYVSVAIACLDDLTPAEMAALPVQHMDGAGNNWWNAPEVTAHM, from the coding sequence ATGCTAAAGACCCACCATGGTTCGTGCCACTGCGGCGCGGTGAAGTTCGAAGCCGAGCTCGACCTCGAGGCGGGGACGGGCAAGTGCAATTGCTCGATCTGCACCAAGAAAAGGAACTGGAGCGCGCAGATCAAGCCCGACGCCTTTCGCCTGCTGACCGACCCCGCGGCGCTGTCGGACTATCAGTTCGGCTCGTCGAGCGTGCATCACCTCTTCTGCAAGACCTGCGGCGTGTCGCCCTATGGCCAGGGCTATGTCGAGGAGATCGGCGGCGCCTATGTGTCGGTGGCGATCGCGTGCCTCGACGACCTGACCCCGGCCGAGATGGCGGCGCTGCCGGTGCAGCATATGGACGGCGCGGGGAATAATTGGTGGAATGCGCCGGAGGTGACGGCGCATATGTGA
- a CDS encoding helix-turn-helix transcriptional regulator — protein sequence MDKTGRLFAIIDSLRRRRRPVTAEALAEEQGVSVRTLYRDVQALIALGAPIEGEAGVGYVLRPGFFLPPLMFTADELEALVLGARWVEGRQDGALSRAAGLALAKIAAASPDDLKQRIDESGLWPVNSRWRESNAPLLATVREAMRAEKVLHIDYQDEKGAATERAIWPAALAYFEDRQVIAAWCLLRQDFRSFRIDRIAAARIGDTRFGRRRAVLMADWWRRDGYDDAS from the coding sequence GTGGACAAGACGGGACGGCTGTTTGCAATCATCGACAGCCTGCGCCGGCGCCGCCGGCCGGTGACCGCCGAAGCGCTCGCCGAAGAGCAGGGGGTGTCGGTGCGCACGCTCTATCGCGACGTGCAGGCGCTGATCGCGCTCGGCGCGCCGATCGAGGGCGAGGCCGGCGTAGGCTATGTGCTGCGCCCGGGTTTTTTCCTGCCGCCTTTGATGTTCACCGCCGACGAGCTGGAGGCGCTGGTGCTCGGCGCACGCTGGGTCGAGGGGCGGCAGGACGGGGCGCTGTCGCGCGCGGCGGGGCTGGCGCTCGCCAAGATCGCGGCGGCAAGCCCCGACGATCTGAAGCAGCGGATCGACGAGTCGGGGCTGTGGCCGGTGAACAGCCGCTGGCGCGAGAGCAATGCGCCGTTGCTCGCGACGGTGCGCGAGGCGATGCGCGCCGAGAAGGTGCTGCACATCGATTATCAGGACGAAAAGGGGGCGGCGACCGAGCGGGCGATCTGGCCCGCGGCGCTCGCCTATTTCGAAGACCGGCAGGTGATCGCGGCATGGTGCCTGCTGCGGCAGGATTTCAGGAGCTTTCGCATCGACCGCATCGCCGCGGCGCGGATCGGCGACACCCGCTTCGGGCGGCGGCGCGCGGTGCTGATGGCCGATTGGTGGCGCAGGGACGGCTATGACGACGCCTCCTGA